In Fusobacterium sp. SYSU M8D902, the following proteins share a genomic window:
- the yhbY gene encoding ribosome assembly RNA-binding protein YhbY, which produces MELTSKRRAYLRKRAHDLDALVRIGKDGITDNLIQSILDAIDSRELIKVKILQNCEEEKGEIMEQLSQCKEFEVVGIIGRTIILFRENEEKPVISLELKNI; this is translated from the coding sequence ATGGAATTAACAAGTAAAAGAAGAGCATATTTAAGAAAGAGAGCACACGATTTAGATGCATTAGTAAGAATAGGAAAAGATGGTATAACAGATAATCTAATTCAAAGTATATTAGATGCTATTGATTCAAGAGAGCTTATAAAAGTTAAGATACTTCAAAATTGTGAAGAGGAAAAAGGGGAGATAATGGAGCAATTATCTCAATGTAAAGAGTTTGAAGTAGTAGGAATAATTGGAAGAACTATAATCTTATTTAGAGAAAATGAAGAAAAACCAGTAATTTCTTTAGAATTAAAAAATATATAA
- the dxs gene encoding 1-deoxy-D-xylulose-5-phosphate synthase, which translates to MKSIQEMNIEEMNNKAESIRKTLIETVSKNGGHLSSNLGIVELTLCLHKVFDFSKDRLLFDVGHQSYVHKLLTGRDKDFHTLRKRGGIGPFSDPKESDTDPFISGHAGTALSAGAGIAMGSPEKKVVVVVGDASISNGHSLEALNNIGGNKLKNLIIILNDNEMSIGKNVGSLSRFFGKFMVSEKYMNFRDDVKGIIKKIKIADGVSNTLERMESSVKNFFLPLSMLESLGFKFFGVLDGHNMEELLSTLNKIKNMEGPIFIHIKTQKGKGYSYAEEDKEKFHGISPFNMETGTTASSMKTYSSIFGEEIVKLAEEDKDIFAICSGMVKGTGLGEFFKRFPEKAIDTGIAEGYAVTFAGGLATQGKKPYVAIYSTFLQRGYSQLIHDISLQKLPVRFIVDRAGIVGEDGKTHNGLYDLSVFLTIPNYTVMAPATSKELVEMLEFSKEFQEGPLVIRIPREIEYNIAEENRFRLGKWNEIRKGKENLFIATGSMVKEILSIEDRLKSKGIEGTIVNASTLKPLDEEYLLDCVNKYENIFVLEEAYEKNSFGSSIMEFYNKRNISKIIKKISIENGAIPHGKRDGLLEEFGLRGENLIGRIEEKIDARKE; encoded by the coding sequence ATGAAGAGTATACAAGAGATGAATATAGAAGAAATGAATAATAAGGCAGAAAGCATAAGAAAAACTCTAATTGAAACAGTGAGTAAAAATGGTGGACATCTATCTTCTAACCTTGGGATAGTTGAACTGACTCTATGCTTACATAAAGTTTTTGATTTTTCAAAAGATAGATTACTATTTGATGTTGGACATCAGTCATATGTCCATAAATTACTTACTGGAAGAGATAAAGACTTTCATACTCTAAGAAAAAGAGGTGGAATAGGACCATTTAGTGATCCTAAAGAGAGTGACACAGATCCATTTATATCTGGACATGCAGGGACAGCTCTTTCAGCAGGAGCAGGGATAGCAATGGGATCTCCAGAGAAAAAAGTAGTTGTGGTAGTAGGAGATGCATCAATATCAAATGGACACTCATTAGAAGCACTTAACAATATAGGTGGAAATAAACTGAAAAATCTTATTATTATTTTAAATGATAATGAGATGTCAATAGGAAAAAATGTTGGCTCACTTTCAAGGTTTTTTGGGAAATTTATGGTAAGTGAGAAGTATATGAACTTTAGAGATGATGTCAAAGGGATTATAAAAAAGATAAAAATAGCTGATGGAGTTTCTAATACATTGGAAAGAATGGAGTCTTCGGTAAAAAACTTTTTCCTACCTTTGAGTATGTTAGAGAGCCTTGGATTTAAATTTTTTGGTGTCTTAGATGGGCATAATATGGAGGAACTACTTTCAACTCTTAACAAGATAAAAAATATGGAGGGTCCAATATTTATTCATATTAAAACTCAAAAGGGAAAGGGTTACTCTTATGCTGAAGAGGACAAGGAGAAGTTTCATGGAATATCTCCATTTAATATGGAAACGGGAACTACAGCTTCAAGTATGAAGACATATTCAAGTATATTTGGAGAGGAGATAGTTAAATTAGCTGAAGAGGATAAGGATATATTTGCTATCTGTTCTGGTATGGTTAAGGGAACAGGCTTGGGAGAGTTTTTTAAGAGGTTTCCAGAGAAAGCTATAGATACAGGAATAGCAGAAGGATATGCTGTAACCTTTGCTGGTGGATTGGCAACACAGGGTAAAAAACCTTATGTAGCTATCTATTCAACTTTTTTACAAAGGGGATATAGTCAACTGATACACGATATATCTTTACAAAAGTTACCAGTTAGATTTATAGTTGATAGAGCTGGAATTGTAGGAGAGGACGGAAAGACTCACAATGGATTGTATGATCTTTCAGTATTTTTAACAATTCCAAATTATACTGTAATGGCACCTGCCACATCCAAGGAGTTAGTGGAGATGCTGGAGTTTTCTAAGGAGTTTCAAGAGGGACCACTAGTAATTAGAATACCTAGAGAGATAGAGTATAATATAGCTGAAGAGAATAGATTCAGATTGGGAAAATGGAATGAGATAAGAAAAGGAAAAGAAAATCTTTTTATAGCTACTGGAAGTATGGTAAAAGAGATTTTAAGTATAGAGGATAGATTAAAATCTAAAGGAATAGAGGGAACAATAGTAAATGCATCGACACTTAAACCTTTGGATGAAGAGTATCTTTTAGATTGTGTAAATAAATATGAGAATATATTTGTTTTAGAAGAAGCCTATGAGAAAAATTCTTTTGGAAGTAGTATAATGGAATTTTACAACAAAAGGAATATAAGTAAGATAATAAAAAAAATATCTATAGAAAATGGAGCTATACCTCACGGTAAGAGAGATGGACTTTTGGAAGAGTTTGGGTTAAGAGGCGAAAATTTAATAGGAAGAATTGAGGAAAAAATAGATGCAAGAAAAGAATAA
- a CDS encoding HD domain-containing protein, with protein sequence MQEKNKKALEFINSLLNLEMVQDLELFDDQGVKVSTHTYDVLKISIDELKRDYRTYLEAKERVDFFALTVGIIIHDLSKGSIRKTEEKFSHSQMMLKKPEYITKEAEKVLKEIEEKIGMELKDNIKKNIIHIVLSHHGKWGKIQPNSKEAHIVHRADMYSAKYHRINPIGADKILELMAKGVQLDDIPERLNCTQGVIKDRLKRAKQELKVKTTKQLLNYYKKNKKIPIGDNFFIQRVRETEKLKRIVDKKGFKNIMLESPLLSYMIDEEIFKI encoded by the coding sequence ATGCAAGAAAAGAATAAAAAAGCATTAGAATTTATAAACTCTCTTTTAAATCTAGAGATGGTACAAGATTTAGAGCTTTTTGATGATCAGGGAGTAAAGGTGTCAACTCACACATATGATGTTTTAAAAATTTCAATAGATGAATTAAAAAGAGATTATAGAACATATTTAGAGGCTAAAGAGAGAGTTGATTTTTTTGCTCTAACAGTTGGAATTATAATACATGACTTAAGTAAGGGAAGTATAAGAAAAACTGAAGAAAAATTCTCACATTCTCAGATGATGCTAAAGAAACCAGAGTATATCACAAAAGAGGCAGAAAAAGTATTAAAAGAGATAGAAGAGAAGATAGGTATGGAGTTAAAGGATAATATAAAGAAGAATATAATCCATATAGTTCTTTCTCATCATGGTAAATGGGGAAAGATTCAACCTAATAGTAAAGAGGCTCACATAGTACATAGAGCTGATATGTATTCAGCTAAATATCATAGAATAAATCCTATTGGAGCAGATAAGATTTTGGAATTGATGGCTAAGGGTGTCCAATTAGATGATATTCCAGAGAGATTAAACTGTACTCAAGGAGTTATAAAGGATAGGTTAAAGAGGGCTAAACAGGAGTTGAAGGTAAAGACTACTAAACAACTTTTGAACTACTATAAAAAGAATAAAAAAATTCCAATTGGAGATAACTTTTTTATTCAAAGAGTAAGAGAGACAGAGAAGTTAAAAAGAATAGTTGATAAAAAAGGATTTAAAAATATAATGTTAGAAAGTCCTCTTTTATCATATATGATAGATGAGGAGATCTTTAAAATCTGA
- a CDS encoding divergent PAP2 family protein: MSPGIIFGNRVLDVVFVAWFIAQFYKVISSIFIEKRLNIRRMWETGGMPSSHSSTVSCLTTCIGIRYGTSSDLFAISIILSGIVMYDATGIRRAAGKQAGVINQFVEKIPLILGQKRYERYFGLEKSEKLKELLGHTPFEVLIGCISGIVVGLVFMKYLQG, encoded by the coding sequence ATGAGTCCCGGGATAATTTTTGGCAATAGGGTACTAGATGTAGTTTTTGTAGCTTGGTTTATAGCACAATTTTATAAGGTGATTAGTTCAATCTTTATAGAAAAAAGACTGAACATAAGAAGAATGTGGGAGACAGGTGGTATGCCCAGCTCCCACAGTTCTACAGTTTCTTGTTTAACAACATGCATAGGTATTCGTTATGGAACAAGTAGCGACTTATTTGCTATCTCAATAATATTGTCAGGAATAGTTATGTATGATGCTACAGGAATTAGAAGGGCAGCAGGAAAACAAGCAGGAGTAATAAATCAGTTTGTTGAAAAGATACCTCTTATATTAGGACAGAAAAGATATGAGAGATATTTTGGATTGGAGAAAAGTGAAAAGTTAAAGGAGCTTTTGGGACATACACCATTTGAGGTATTGATTGGGTGTATTTCAGGAATAGTAGTTGGTTTGGTTTTCATGAAGTATTTACAGGGGTAG
- the mtaB gene encoding tRNA (N(6)-L-threonylcarbamoyladenosine(37)-C(2))-methylthiotransferase MtaB: protein MSFNKKVAFYTLGCKVNQYETESIKNQLIQKGYTETSFDEKADIYVVNSCTVTSVADRKTRNMLRRAKKVNPEGKVIVTGCYAQTNSKELLEMEDIDYVIGNKYKKGIVNFIEDIENRSMDRLKNDNIFDEYEYTEYEFATLREMSRAYVKIQDGCNNFCSYCKIPFARGRSRSRKKENILKEIEKLVVEGFKEVILIGINLGAYGEDLEEDINFEDLLEKILKIENLKRVRIGSVYPDKISDRFIEMFKYENLMPHLHISLQSCDDTVLKAMKRNYGSDLIESRLLKLKERVKDMEYTADIIVGFPGETEEMFLNSYRVIDKIKFSGLHIFQYSDREKTLANTLKNKVEPKIKKERADRLEELRNSMAVESREKYIGKSLKILIEEEIDGYLYGYSENYLRVKVKGDKKLLNEIIEVKITSLEKELLVADE, encoded by the coding sequence ATGAGTTTCAATAAAAAAGTGGCTTTTTATACTTTAGGTTGTAAAGTAAATCAGTATGAGACTGAAAGTATAAAAAATCAATTAATACAAAAGGGATACACAGAGACATCTTTTGACGAGAAGGCAGATATCTATGTTGTAAACTCTTGTACTGTAACAAGTGTGGCAGATAGAAAGACAAGAAATATGTTAAGAAGAGCCAAAAAAGTAAATCCAGAAGGAAAAGTTATAGTGACAGGTTGTTATGCACAAACTAATAGTAAAGAGCTGTTAGAAATGGAAGATATAGATTATGTTATTGGTAATAAGTACAAAAAAGGTATTGTCAATTTTATAGAAGATATAGAAAACAGAAGTATGGATAGATTAAAAAACGATAATATTTTTGATGAGTATGAATACACTGAATATGAGTTTGCAACTTTAAGAGAGATGTCAAGAGCATATGTAAAGATACAAGATGGATGTAATAATTTTTGCTCTTACTGTAAAATTCCATTTGCAAGAGGAAGAAGTAGATCAAGAAAGAAAGAGAATATCTTAAAAGAGATTGAAAAGTTAGTAGTAGAAGGGTTCAAAGAGGTAATTTTGATAGGTATCAACTTAGGAGCCTACGGTGAAGATTTAGAGGAAGATATAAACTTTGAAGATCTATTAGAAAAGATTTTAAAGATTGAAAATTTAAAGAGAGTGAGAATAGGATCAGTTTATCCTGATAAAATATCAGATAGATTTATAGAGATGTTTAAGTATGAGAATCTTATGCCACATCTACATATCTCTTTACAATCTTGTGATGATACTGTTTTAAAGGCTATGAAGAGAAACTATGGAAGTGATCTAATAGAGAGTAGACTTTTAAAATTGAAAGAAAGAGTAAAGGATATGGAGTACACAGCAGATATAATTGTGGGATTCCCTGGAGAAACTGAAGAGATGTTTTTAAACTCGTATAGAGTTATTGATAAGATTAAGTTTTCAGGACTCCATATTTTCCAATACTCTGACAGAGAGAAGACTTTGGCAAATACCTTAAAAAATAAAGTGGAACCAAAGATAAAAAAAGAGAGAGCAGATAGACTAGAAGAGTTAAGAAATAGTATGGCAGTAGAGAGTAGGGAAAAGTATATAGGAAAATCTTTAAAAATCCTTATTGAAGAGGAGATAGATGGATACCTATATGGATATAGTGAAAACTATTTAAGGGTTAAAGTAAAAGGCGACAAAAAATTATTAAATGAGATAATAGAAGTAAAAATTACCTCGTTAGAGAAGGAGTTGTTAGTAGCAGATGAATAG
- a CDS encoding ribonuclease J, producing the protein MLRTEKGSINQEKKRRLEKKLKLENTSGVDGIKEKIKAIKAGIKELKGEKPKKVTKEVKDLDKVVVSDTKEIKSAKEEKMYVIPLGGLEEVGKNSTVIQYRDEIIIIDSGVIFPDDNLLGIDLVIPDFSFLENNKDKIKGLFITHGHEDHIGSIPYLYQKIDKSVPMFGGKLTLALAKSKFENGFGKDIPKMKEVKGRSKIKVGKYFTVEFIKITHSITDAYSIFVTTPAGTVFHTGDFKIDLTPVDGEGVDFARLSQIGEQGVDLMLSDSTNSEVDGFTPSERSVGEAFKVEFSKAKGRIIVAAFASHVHRLQQIVNVAQEYGRKIAIDGRSLVKVFEIAGSLGYLNVPNDMMVPLSEVDSLKDNKVVILCTGTQGEPMAALSRIAKNMHKHIKIKEGDTVIISATPIPGNERAVSNNINNLLKYDAQVVFKKIAGIHVSGHGSKDEQKLMLNLIKPKYFMPVHGEHKMLKAHKDTAIETGVPKNNIIIAQNGSKIEVTKSGAKIKGKVNAGCTLVDGLGVGDIGNIVLKDRQQLSQDGVVVIVFTLDKRTGKIVAGPDIVTRGFVYSKESDDIIKEAIESIKEKIDDTQNYYSKDWGLLKNLTRDIAAKYFYNKTKRNPMILPIIMEV; encoded by the coding sequence ATGTTAAGGACAGAAAAAGGCAGTATTAATCAAGAGAAGAAAAGAAGACTTGAAAAAAAATTAAAGCTAGAAAATACTAGTGGAGTAGATGGTATAAAAGAAAAAATAAAGGCTATTAAAGCTGGAATAAAAGAGCTAAAGGGTGAAAAGCCTAAAAAAGTAACTAAAGAGGTAAAAGATTTAGATAAAGTAGTAGTAAGTGATACAAAAGAGATTAAGAGTGCAAAAGAGGAGAAAATGTATGTTATTCCTCTAGGTGGATTGGAAGAGGTAGGAAAAAATAGTACTGTAATCCAATATAGAGATGAGATTATAATAATTGATTCTGGAGTTATATTTCCAGATGATAACTTGCTAGGAATAGATCTAGTTATCCCAGATTTTAGCTTTTTAGAAAACAATAAAGATAAGATAAAGGGATTATTTATTACACATGGACATGAGGATCATATAGGATCAATTCCATATCTTTACCAAAAAATTGATAAGAGTGTTCCAATGTTTGGAGGAAAATTAACTCTTGCACTAGCTAAATCAAAATTTGAAAATGGTTTTGGAAAAGATATCCCTAAGATGAAAGAGGTAAAGGGAAGAAGTAAGATAAAAGTAGGAAAATACTTTACTGTAGAATTTATAAAAATAACTCACTCAATAACAGATGCTTATTCTATTTTTGTAACAACTCCAGCTGGAACAGTATTCCATACAGGAGATTTTAAGATAGATCTAACTCCAGTAGATGGAGAGGGAGTAGATTTTGCTAGATTATCTCAAATAGGAGAGCAAGGAGTAGATCTAATGCTTTCAGACTCAACAAACTCTGAGGTAGATGGATTTACACCATCAGAAAGAAGTGTTGGAGAGGCATTTAAAGTGGAGTTTTCAAAAGCTAAAGGAAGAATAATAGTGGCAGCTTTTGCTTCACACGTACATAGATTACAACAGATAGTAAATGTTGCACAGGAGTATGGAAGAAAGATAGCCATAGATGGAAGAAGCTTGGTTAAAGTTTTTGAGATAGCAGGTAGTTTAGGTTATTTAAATGTTCCTAATGATATGATGGTACCATTGTCAGAGGTTGATAGCTTGAAGGATAACAAAGTTGTAATACTTTGTACTGGAACACAGGGAGAACCAATGGCAGCTCTTTCAAGAATAGCTAAAAATATGCATAAACATATAAAGATAAAAGAGGGAGATACAGTAATAATATCTGCTACTCCAATACCTGGAAATGAGAGAGCAGTATCCAATAATATAAATAATTTATTAAAATATGATGCTCAGGTTGTATTTAAAAAGATAGCAGGAATACATGTTTCTGGTCATGGAAGTAAAGATGAGCAAAAATTGATGTTGAATCTGATAAAACCTAAGTATTTTATGCCTGTTCACGGAGAACATAAGATGCTAAAGGCTCATAAAGATACAGCTATAGAGACTGGAGTACCTAAGAATAATATCATAATAGCTCAAAATGGTAGTAAGATAGAAGTGACAAAATCAGGTGCAAAGATAAAGGGAAAAGTTAATGCAGGTTGCACTCTTGTAGATGGTTTAGGTGTCGGAGATATAGGAAATATTGTTTTAAAAGACAGACAACAACTATCTCAAGATGGAGTTGTAGTAATAGTTTTCACTTTAGATAAGAGAACAGGAAAGATAGTTGCAGGTCCTGATATAGTGACAAGAGGATTTGTTTACTCAAAAGAGTCAGATGATATAATTAAAGAGGCGATAGAGAGTATAAAAGAAAAAATAGACGATACACAGAACTATTATTCAAAAGACTGGGGTCTATTAAAGAATTTAACAAGAGATATAGCAGCAAAATATTTTTATAATAAGACAAAAAGAAACCCAATGATATTACCAATTATAATGGAAGTATAG
- the mrdA gene encoding penicillin-binding protein 2 — protein MKKIKRRNIGIKLGEDSSSRNIIVKGFMLLVFILIGMRMLYLQVLRGDEYSYLSEKNRFKIKKIDAPRGKIYDSKGRLIVTNGSGYRLVYLYERKQNPEVVKEISTLTGYPEEFITKRIRYGEIFPYTRENVIIEDLNPDVAHKIMEKLMDYPYLQVQVYSKRRYLFDSVAAHSIGYVKKISEKEYEKLKDEGYSPRDVIGKDGLESEYDRKLQGEDGFEYIEVNALNKLQRKVERKKMPVPGEDMYITLDMELQEYMEQQFKKDGRAGAFVAINPKNGEILTLVSYPTYSLNTFSSQISYDEWNKIINDPRKPLSNKAIAGEYPPGSVFKVVSAVAFLENGVDPKDTYYDKTGYYQIGKWKWRAWKAGGHGYTDMKKSIVESANPYYYKNADMIGHKPIIDTASSFGLGKRTGIDIPGEKRGLLPDVAWKKKMIGSSWFKGDTILLSIGQGYLLVTPLQIANVYAAIANRGEVYTPHLVKEFQDSKGNIYPVELHEQKIKTYPKSYYNVLNDALVATVSQDNGTTKVLRTPGMQVAAKSGSAQNAHSKITHAWVAGYFPADNPEIVFATILEGAGGGGAVAGGMTRKFIDKYLEIKNREREEKESEIKN, from the coding sequence ATGAAGAAAATAAAAAGAAGGAATATTGGAATAAAACTTGGGGAAGACAGCAGCTCAAGAAATATAATTGTAAAAGGTTTTATGCTGTTGGTATTTATACTTATAGGAATGAGAATGTTGTATCTTCAAGTCCTAAGGGGTGATGAATACTCATATCTTTCGGAAAAAAATAGATTTAAGATAAAGAAAATAGATGCTCCTAGAGGAAAAATTTATGATTCTAAGGGGAGATTGATAGTAACTAATGGATCTGGTTATAGATTGGTTTATCTCTATGAGAGAAAGCAAAATCCAGAAGTTGTAAAGGAGATAAGCACTTTAACAGGGTATCCAGAGGAGTTTATAACTAAGAGAATAAGATATGGAGAGATATTTCCATATACTAGAGAGAATGTAATAATAGAGGATTTAAATCCAGATGTTGCCCATAAGATTATGGAAAAATTAATGGATTATCCATATTTACAAGTACAAGTATATTCAAAAAGAAGATATTTATTTGATTCTGTGGCAGCACATAGCATAGGATATGTAAAAAAAATATCAGAAAAAGAGTATGAAAAGCTAAAAGATGAGGGGTATAGTCCAAGAGATGTCATAGGAAAAGATGGATTAGAGAGTGAATATGACAGAAAACTGCAGGGTGAAGATGGCTTTGAATATATTGAAGTAAATGCTTTGAATAAATTACAGAGAAAAGTCGAAAGAAAGAAAATGCCTGTACCTGGTGAGGACATGTATATCACTTTAGATATGGAGTTACAAGAGTATATGGAGCAACAGTTCAAAAAAGATGGTAGAGCAGGAGCTTTTGTAGCTATTAATCCTAAAAATGGAGAGATATTAACCTTGGTAAGTTATCCGACTTACTCATTAAATACTTTTAGCTCACAGATTTCATATGATGAATGGAATAAGATTATAAATGATCCTAGAAAACCACTTTCAAATAAGGCTATAGCTGGGGAGTACCCACCTGGCTCAGTATTTAAAGTAGTTTCAGCTGTAGCTTTTTTAGAGAATGGGGTTGATCCTAAGGATACATATTATGATAAAACTGGGTATTATCAAATAGGAAAATGGAAGTGGAGAGCTTGGAAAGCTGGGGGACATGGTTATACTGATATGAAAAAATCAATAGTAGAATCAGCCAATCCATACTATTACAAAAATGCAGATATGATAGGTCATAAACCTATAATAGACACAGCTTCCTCTTTTGGTTTGGGAAAGAGAACAGGAATTGATATTCCAGGAGAGAAGAGAGGCTTACTTCCAGATGTAGCTTGGAAGAAAAAGATGATAGGAAGTAGTTGGTTTAAAGGGGATACTATACTATTATCAATAGGACAAGGATATCTTTTAGTAACACCATTACAAATAGCAAATGTATACGCAGCAATAGCTAATCGAGGAGAGGTTTATACTCCACACTTAGTTAAGGAGTTTCAAGATTCAAAGGGAAATATCTATCCTGTAGAATTACATGAACAAAAGATAAAGACATATCCAAAGTCATATTATAATGTATTAAATGATGCCTTAGTGGCAACTGTATCTCAAGACAACGGAACAACCAAAGTCTTAAGAACACCAGGAATGCAGGTTGCAGCAAAGAGTGGATCAGCTCAGAATGCTCACTCTAAAATAACACACGCTTGGGTAGCTGGATATTTTCCAGCTGATAATCCTGAAATAGTTTTTGCTACTATACTAGAAGGTGCTGGTGGTGGTGGTGCTGTTGCTGGAGGAATGACGAGAAAATTTATTGATAAATACCTAGAGATAAAAAATAGAGAAAGAGAAGAAAAAGAGAGTGAAATTAAGAATTAA
- a CDS encoding 16S rRNA (uracil(1498)-N(3))-methyltransferase, translating to MISVIISGENIFENKIVIDDRGDVNHLKNVFRVKLEERVRAVDGEKEYLCRVIEIDKKSVTLSIDEIREDSFSTKVKIDAAIGILKNDKMDLTIQKLTEIGIHKIIPLATKRGVAKVAEKKDKWDLIVKEALKQCQAVKPLIIDEITKIDKLKLSDYDLVIVPYECEEEYTLKNLLIKQESEIESVLYIVGPEGGFDIEEIEYLKSKGANIVTLGKRILRAETASIVVGGVLVNEFQ from the coding sequence GTGATAAGTGTTATAATATCAGGAGAGAATATTTTTGAAAATAAGATAGTAATAGATGATCGTGGTGATGTTAATCACTTAAAAAATGTTTTTAGAGTAAAATTAGAAGAGAGAGTCAGAGCTGTAGATGGAGAAAAGGAGTATCTATGTAGAGTTATAGAGATAGATAAAAAGTCTGTAACTTTATCAATAGATGAGATTAGAGAGGATAGCTTCTCTACTAAAGTAAAGATAGATGCAGCTATTGGAATTTTAAAAAATGATAAGATGGATCTAACTATTCAAAAACTTACAGAGATAGGAATACACAAGATAATACCTCTAGCAACAAAAAGAGGTGTAGCTAAAGTGGCGGAAAAAAAAGATAAATGGGATTTGATTGTGAAAGAGGCTTTGAAACAGTGTCAAGCAGTGAAGCCTTTAATTATTGATGAGATAACAAAAATAGATAAATTGAAGTTGTCTGATTATGATTTAGTAATAGTTCCCTATGAGTGTGAGGAGGAGTATACTTTAAAAAATCTTTTGATAAAACAGGAGAGTGAGATAGAAAGTGTACTTTATATAGTAGGACCCGAAGGAGGTTTTGATATAGAGGAGATTGAATATTTAAAATCAAAAGGTGCTAATATAGTAACATTGGGAAAAAGGATCTTAAGAGCAGAGACAGCTTCTATTGTAGTAGGAGGAGTTTTAGTAAATGAGTTTCAATAA
- a CDS encoding LytR C-terminal domain-containing protein encodes MNRRMRSILTVLFIIVALVVFLFANSLRKNPELDKNSSYLIIGKDNLIAVYQDRLAVKIPFDINIDKEQTIRELVNNKNEEEVLKVVNKILPVSLNNYMRVSYGQVKLNVRNSKNIPETIIDNKRYIVTSSMYSMFDSLYNNAKNKNEVNENIIVDVLNGNDINGYARKTGERLKEKLGVKYNAANYENSLDESYIILNDISVDKAQEIVMQINEKYLKIQQVPSVPTLANIVIVLGKEKNIDFSIDVTGDNDSKIKSAVENLKKDGYKNIKSGTDKSKAESSIIEYAPEDYFIAYKISKVLNIDNLIEKSDLKNKINIIVK; translated from the coding sequence ATGAATAGAAGAATGAGATCAATATTGACAGTATTATTTATAATAGTAGCATTAGTAGTTTTTTTATTTGCTAATTCATTGAGAAAAAATCCAGAGTTGGATAAGAATAGTAGTTATCTGATAATTGGAAAAGATAATTTAATAGCTGTTTATCAAGATAGATTAGCAGTAAAGATCCCTTTTGATATAAACATAGATAAGGAACAGACAATTAGAGAGTTGGTAAATAATAAGAATGAAGAAGAGGTATTGAAAGTAGTAAATAAAATATTACCAGTTTCACTAAATAACTATATGAGAGTAAGTTATGGACAGGTAAAATTAAATGTTAGAAATTCAAAAAATATACCTGAAACAATTATAGATAATAAGAGATACATAGTTACTTCAAGTATGTATTCAATGTTTGACTCATTGTATAATAACGCTAAAAATAAAAACGAGGTAAATGAAAATATAATAGTAGATGTTTTAAACGGAAATGATATTAATGGTTATGCTAGAAAGACTGGAGAGAGATTAAAAGAGAAATTGGGAGTTAAGTATAATGCAGCTAACTATGAAAATAGCTTAGATGAGAGTTATATTATACTTAATGATATATCTGTAGATAAAGCTCAAGAGATAGTTATGCAGATAAATGAAAAATACTTAAAAATTCAACAAGTACCTAGTGTACCAACACTAGCTAACATTGTTATAGTATTGGGAAAAGAGAAAAATATAGATTTTTCAATAGATGTAACAGGAGATAATGATAGTAAGATTAAATCTGCTGTGGAAAATTTAAAGAAAGATGGATATAAAAATATAAAGAGCGGAACTGATAAGAGTAAGGCAGAAAGCTCAATAATTGAGTATGCACCAGAGGATTATTTCATAGCTTATAAAATTTCTAAAGTATTGAATATAGATAATTTAATTGAGAAGTCAGATTTAAAAAATAAAATCAATATAATTGTAAAGTAG